From the genome of Streptomyces sp. JH34:
TTCGGCATGTCCGGATAGAAGTAGTTCTTCCGGGCGAAGCGGCACCACTCGGCGATCTCGCAGTTCAGCGCGAGCCCGATCTTGATGGCGGACTCGACGCCGATCTCGTTGACGACCGGAAGCGCGCCCGGAAGCCCGAGGCAGACCGGGCAGGTCTGCGAGTTCGCGTCCTGCTTGAGCTCGGTGGAGCAGCCGCAGAACATCTTGGTCCTGGTGCCGAGCTCCACATGGACCTCGAGGCCCATGACGGGGTCGTACGTCGCGAGGGCATCCTCGTACGACTCCAGGTCGATGACAGTCACGATGAAACTTTCCCTCTCAGCCCAGCAGGACGTCGTCGTCGCCGAGACGCTTGAGCTCGCGGTAGAGGATCGCGAGTCCGGTCACGATCGCGGCGGCGGATACGGCGGCGTCGATGAGCCGCAGCGTGTCCTTGTCCTGGCGGGCCATCCTCGCCTGCTTGACGACGCTGAGCGCACCGAAGGCGGTGCTGCCCAGGGACACGTACACGCCGGACTTGGACTTCTTGAAGTTCTTGGCCTTCTTTGCCATTGCACTCACAGTGACGGAGCCTCCTCAAGCAGCGGGTGCCCCCACTTTTCCACGAAAGCGGCCTCGACGGCGGCTCCGACCTTGTACAGCCGGTCGTCCTTCATGGCGGGGGCGATGATCTGCAGTCCGACCGGCAGGCCGTCCTCCGGTGCCAGGCCGCAGGGCAGCGACATGGCGGAGTTGCCGGCCAGGTTGGTCGGAATGGTGCACAGGTCCGCGAGGTACATCGCCATCGGGTCGTCGGCGCGCTCGCCGATCGGGAAGGCGGTGGTGGGCGTGGTCGGCGAGACGATGACGTCCACCTGCTCGAACGCCTTCTCGAAGTCCTGGGTGATGAGGGTGCGGACCTTCTGCGCCGAGCCGTAGTACGCGTCGTAGTAGCCGGAGCTCAGCGCGTACGTACCGAGGATGATGCGGCGCTTGACCTCGTCGCCGAAGCCCGCCTCGCGGGTGAGCGCCGTGACGTCCTCGGCGGAGCGCGTGCCGTCGTCGCCGACCCGCAGGCCGTAGCGCATGGCGTCGAAGCGCGCCAGGTTCGAGGAGCACTCGGACGGCGCGATCAGGTAGTACGCCGAAAGAGCGAGGTCGAAGGACGGGCAGTCCAGCTCGACGACCGTGGCGCCGAGGGACTTCAGCAGTTCCACGGACTCGTTGAAGCGCTGGACGACACCGGCCTGGTAGCCCTCGCCCGCGAACTGCTTGACCACACCGACGCGCATGCCCTGGACGGAGCCGTTGCGCGCGGCCTCGACGACCGGCGGGACCGGTGCGTCGATGGACGTCGAGTCGAGCGGGTCGTGGCCGCCGATGACCTCGTGCAGCAGGGCCGCGTCCAGGACCGTGCGGGCACAGGGGCCGCCCTGGTCGAGGGAGGAAGAGAAGGCGACCATGCCGTAGCGGGAGACCCCGCCGTAGGTGGGCTTGACGCCGACGGTGCCGGTGACGGCGGCGGGCTGGCGGATGGAGCCGCCGGTGTCCGTGCCGATGGCGAGCGGCGCCTCGAAGGAGGCCAGCGCGGCGGAGGAACCGCCGCCGGAGCCGCCCGGGATGCGGGTGAGGTCCCAGGGGTTCCCGGTCGGGCCGTACGCGCTGTTCTCGGTGGAGGACCCCATGGCGAACTCGTCCATGTTGGTCTTGCCGAGGATGACGACGTCGGC
Proteins encoded in this window:
- the gatA gene encoding Asp-tRNA(Asn)/Glu-tRNA(Gln) amidotransferase subunit GatA, whose amino-acid sequence is MTDISTIIKLTAAEIAAKIASGELTAVEVTEAHLARIEAIDEKVHAFLHIDREGALAQARAVDAKREAGEKLGPLAGVPLALKDIFTTQDMPTTVGSKILEGWVPPYDATLTKKLKAADVVILGKTNMDEFAMGSSTENSAYGPTGNPWDLTRIPGGSGGGSSAALASFEAPLAIGTDTGGSIRQPAAVTGTVGVKPTYGGVSRYGMVAFSSSLDQGGPCARTVLDAALLHEVIGGHDPLDSTSIDAPVPPVVEAARNGSVQGMRVGVVKQFAGEGYQAGVVQRFNESVELLKSLGATVVELDCPSFDLALSAYYLIAPSECSSNLARFDAMRYGLRVGDDGTRSAEDVTALTREAGFGDEVKRRIILGTYALSSGYYDAYYGSAQKVRTLITQDFEKAFEQVDVIVSPTTPTTAFPIGERADDPMAMYLADLCTIPTNLAGNSAMSLPCGLAPEDGLPVGLQIIAPAMKDDRLYKVGAAVEAAFVEKWGHPLLEEAPSL